The genomic region ATTGGCCCATAATGAAGAAAAAGTGCTCAAGGAGATGCTGGAATCCGCAGAGCTACGCATGGTCCTGTGCCGCTATCTGGAGATTAACTGTGGTCGTTACCATTACAACGATCAGGGGCGGGAGGCCAAGGTGGATGAAGCGACCCGGGTGACGATGGAGAAATGGGGAAAACTTCTCAAAGAGGAAGGCGGGGACTTCTCGGCTGAGGCCGCGGTGATGGCCGCTTGTTGCTACCGGAACATGTGGTTTGATCAGGCCAAGGCTTGGCTGAAGCTGGTCAAGACCGATACGGATGACAGTCTCTTCGTAAGGGCTAAGCTGGCTGTTAGGGCGGGTAACTATGCTGAGGCTCAGAAGTTTTACCAGAAGCTGGTAGTGCTTGTTGATCCCAAGGGAAAAGGCGGTGCTGAGAGATGGTATGTTCCCAGCTACAGGGGGATCAGCGAAGAGGGGTCCAGAGTTTTTGCCGCATACTCTGAGTATGCCTGTATCCTTCTCGCCCGTAAGCAATTCAAGGAGGCGTTGCTTAACTTCGACCGGGGCGGAGATACCGCCGATGCTGCTTATGTGGCGGAGTCTCTGCTCACAGCGAATGAGCTGATGTCCGTGGTGAGCCAGCATTACCCAGAAGCGGGGAGGGAGACCAGCTGGGTGCGTAGATTGTTAGGGAGACGCCTCGCGAGAGAGTACCGCTTTAAAGAGGCTAAAAAGTATTTACCCGAGTCGAGTCATCAGCGCTTGGACATTTACGCAAAGGTGTATCAACAGGCTCATGATAAAACTCAGAGCCGCGAGGAGAGAGCTCAGCAATTTGAGAAATTGGCGGTTCTGCACCTGGATTACTCTTACTGGCTATTCCGGCTGGAGAACGGCTGCAGGCCGGAGTCCAGGGTGATCGCGGCAGGTTTGCCGGTAGATCCTCGCTATAAGGATGATGCGCCTATGTACCATGAGGTGCTGAAGATGACTCCTGAGGAAAAGAGCAGGTTCAGAAAGCATTTCAGGCGCATCAGCCCCCATCATGTGGCCAGATACGATGCGGCGGAATACCTCTATCAGGGCGCGAAGCTCTTGCCCAAGAATGATGACAATGCCGCCGTGCTCATGTGGAAAGCTGGTTGTCTACTCAAAGATGGAGATCCCGAGGCTGCTGATAAGTACTATCAGGCTTTGGTGCGCCGATTTTGGAAAACAGAGCTCGGCAAGCTTGCTGACGAGAAACGTTGGTTCCCGGCTGGTGACTGGAAGACTGCGTGGTAGTTGGGTCGATCTCAAGGAGTTCGTAATCCTCACTCAGATTTTTTATGGGGGAAATGTAGTGCGTATTGGCGTAATCTATAGGGCTTCTCGATCCATATAAAGATGACGCATTAGTATCTATGAAAGCTCTCACTCTGATCACGACTTTGGTTCTGTCGCTTCATCTTTTGGCGGCGGAGAAGCCGAATGTTCTCTTTATCATAGCGGATGACTTGAACGATTTTCCAACCTACATGGGGCGCTATCCGGATGCCAAGACTCCGAACCTTGATACGCTCGCAGCCAGAGGGATGGCGTTTCAGAATGCGCACTGCCAGTATCCTCTGTGTGGCCCTTCACGTGCCAGCTTCATGACGGGAATGCACCCGCTCACATTGGGCTACACTACCCACATGACAGATGAGGCGCTGCAGAAGAAGGCGGGGCAGATGGGCACGAGCCTGCTGCATTCGTATTTTTCCAAGCATGGCTACAAGACGATGGCTGTGGGTAAAATTTGTCATAAGCACGTGCCCAAGGGGAGTGTCGACCTCTCTGGCGGAAGGGGTGATTTTTCGGCAGGACTGGGACGGCTGGGCAAGCATTGGAACGTGAAGGGGACTTCAACTGACTGGGCTGCAGCACCTGAGAAGGACGTGCAGATGCCTGACTATGAAGCAGCCCAGTGGGCTATCGAGCGCCTACAGGAGAAGCACGAGAAGCCCTTCATGCTGATGGTCGGTTTTTTGCGTCCTCACGTGCCCTGGTATGTGCCGCAGAAGTGGTATGACCTCTATCCGGATGTGAACACGCTGACAAAGCCTCCTTATAGGAAAGATGACCTGAATGACGTGCCCGAGATTTCCAAAAAGTTGAATATCGATCCCCGTATGCCCACCACGGAGGAGTTGAAGCTGAGGGGGCAGTGGGGAGATCTACTCCAGTC from Rubritalea squalenifaciens DSM 18772 harbors:
- a CDS encoding sulfatase; its protein translation is MKALTLITTLVLSLHLLAAEKPNVLFIIADDLNDFPTYMGRYPDAKTPNLDTLAARGMAFQNAHCQYPLCGPSRASFMTGMHPLTLGYTTHMTDEALQKKAGQMGTSLLHSYFSKHGYKTMAVGKICHKHVPKGSVDLSGGRGDFSAGLGRLGKHWNVKGTSTDWAAAPEKDVQMPDYEAAQWAIERLQEKHEKPFMLMVGFLRPHVPWYVPQKWYDLYPDVNTLTKPPYRKDDLNDVPEISKKLNIDPRMPTTEELKLRGQWGDLLQSYLACASFTDHYIGEVLKALEDSPYKENTIIVLISDHGYHMGEKNTFQKHSLWERSSHVPMVIAGPGVKPGQSSKAPVGLIDLYPTLLDLCGLPANAKNEGNSLLPLIQDPDLKWEHPVLTSWQGNNIAVQDEQYRYIRYDSGEEELYDHSKDLNEWNNLATDPRLDGVKKRLAAEMLQPKAKPER
- a CDS encoding tetratricopeptide repeat protein, encoding MKCSLGIWWFGLGVLSVILACGGNWTRRAISSSNEILSPADSGLDRMFPKPDRGDVFPDRVSLLDERRKKTLEADCKEIELAAPDLDPKFLLRYKKIRESMIASQGQFFWDGLKREELLSSWDDPAVLKAIPEEFSLYVEGAIAYRRKDIEKATKLWQELLKLPAEKRKYRSVWAAWMLARCDKENSVQWYDEVEKLVDAGFADSLGVTQDREAWRIYFGYRSGECVPALKYYIAQGKEKKISSFEAANSLRTVLDAGLAHNEEKVLKEMLESAELRMVLCRYLEINCGRYHYNDQGREAKVDEATRVTMEKWGKLLKEEGGDFSAEAAVMAACCYRNMWFDQAKAWLKLVKTDTDDSLFVRAKLAVRAGNYAEAQKFYQKLVVLVDPKGKGGAERWYVPSYRGISEEGSRVFAAYSEYACILLARKQFKEALLNFDRGGDTADAAYVAESLLTANELMSVVSQHYPEAGRETSWVRRLLGRRLAREYRFKEAKKYLPESSHQRLDIYAKVYQQAHDKTQSREERAQQFEKLAVLHLDYSYWLFRLENGCRPESRVIAAGLPVDPRYKDDAPMYHEVLKMTPEEKSRFRKHFRRISPHHVARYDAAEYLYQGAKLLPKNDDNAAVLMWKAGCLLKDGDPEAADKYYQALVRRFWKTELGKLADEKRWFPAGDWKTAW